In one Brassica oleracea var. oleracea cultivar TO1000 chromosome C9, BOL, whole genome shotgun sequence genomic region, the following are encoded:
- the LOC106318768 gene encoding uncharacterized protein LOC106318768 isoform X1 produces the protein MAKKNQRRPASRDQLGCMWGFMNMFTFRHGPLSPKLLVDQNHAAGNHNELEKPNKCQDKAAQDTLVSNVGEERNVKITIIKPSVKKLIAEELFNDKELKKQRENAEAGQLSDSELEGRRRKSQRRKNKTRKNSCDNFSHINTTNLEEPQVHRRTKKSHHASERSLDIDNMIEEFYSEIHRRSTSLGKNHKQDDYKEKLRELVKFLISQKLLHGNRPKENSEILTSKDLMEVFQILGSDEELFLKLLQDPELLVPRQKGEESLSLSGASSEQSSDHKRRSSSFFRRKDTPQEGTDDKACEASSDRIYILKPGFSSPDKAADSHLMRNKLQNERNSSHFFLSEIKRKLKQAIRKEQPGLQRERGFPKNVPTKDHFFLERMAKPSSPQKNNEEDRNQRVSNIYTEAKKHLSEMLNNGDLDSNITSRQVQRTLGRILSLPEYLSPISSPGRRWEKSSTAHRKSASADYINAVNIKKETPVSQPEDAIITSADTQACNLNKEPDNAVESHQPTACEPSEKSVDIEDGTSDEYKISAAAKLAGSADDIMITNEIGIVTEEASSTLVSDLSKAEAQDEQTSHEENQPPLASSVASPSHCLAKSEVAITDILEWSSPISVLEPLFIEDDVSPSKMRSQSDEPQVQPWCIHFDDKEDSAAKSREDAVKSITSDKELVFKYVKAVVDAVESEFEELYLKAQFSDQLLEPALISNIPFCPNQLCHDHELLFDCINEVIMELCCCPPWASFVTPRTRVFSTVKSIVHEVQEAVYWHLLPLPLPRALDQIVRKDMAKAGNWLDIRCEIDCFGFETSELILEELLEEVALNCLNNTEHSLVPAELKIDESILVL, from the exons ATGGCCAAGAAAAATCAACGGCGTCCAGCTTCTCGGGATCAGTTAGGCTGCATGTGGGGTTTTATGAATATGTTTACTTTCCGCCATGGACCACTCTCTCCCAAGCTCCTTGTTGACCAAAACCATG CTGCTGGAAATCATAATGAGCTTGAGAAGCCCAACAAATGCCAAGACAAGGCTGCTCAAGACACCCTTGTAAGCAATGTTGGTGAAGAACGCAATGTGAAGATTACGATTATAAAGCCAAGTGTGAAGAAACTCATAGCTGAAGAGTTGTTCAATGACAAGGAACTCAAGAAGCAGAGGGAGAATGCGGAAGCAGGACAGTTGTCAGACTCTGAGCTCGAAGGAAGAAGAAGGAAAAGCCAGAGGAGAAAAAACAAGACCCGCAAGAACAGCTGCGATAACTTTAGCCATATAAACACAACTAACCTCGAAGAGCCTCAAGTTCACCGCAGAACTAAGAAGAGCCATCATGCTTCTGAAAGGAGTCTTGACATTGATAACATGATTGAAGAGTTCTATTCAGAGATTCATCGCAGAAGTACAAGCCTTGGTAAGAACCACAAACAGGATGATTATAAAGAAAAACTGAGGGAGCTGGTCAAGTTTTTAATCAGCCAGAAGCTTCTACATGGGAACCGTCCCAAGGAAAACAGCGAAATCCTTACATCTAAGGACTTGATGGAAGTGTTTCAGATTCTGGGATCAGATGAGGAGTTGTTTCTCAAACTTCTGCAAGATCCAGAGCTACTTGTGCCAAGGCAGAAAGGAGAAGAAAGCTTGAGCTTGTCAGGGGCATCATCAGAACAATCTTCTGATCATAAGAGACGGTCTAGCAGCTTTTTCAGGAGGAAAGATACACCACAAGAAGGTACTGATGACAAAGCATGCGAAGCTTCTTCAGACAGGATTTACATTCTGAAGCCAGGCTTTTCAAGTCCAGACAAAGCTGCTGATTCTCATTTGATGAGAAACAAACTGCAGAACGAGAGAAACAGTTCGCATTTCTTCCTTTCTGAGATCAAGAGGAAGCTGAAACAAGCAATTAGAAAGGAGCAGCCTGGACTCCAGCGTGAGAGAGGGTTTCCTAAAAATGTGCCAACCAAAGATCATTTCTTTCTCGAGCGGATGGCAAAGCCCTCATCACCTCAGAAGAACAATGAAGAAGATAGAAATCAAAGGGTGTCTAACATTTACACAGAGGCCAAGAAACATCTGTCCGAGATGTTAAACAATGGAGATCTTGATTCGAACATAACAAGCAGACAGGTTCAAAGAACCTTAGGACGAATACTCTCTCTTCCTGAGTACTTATCTCCTATAAGCAGCCCAGGAAGAAGATGGGAAAAGAGCTCAACTGCACACAGGAAGTCTGCTTCAGCGGATTACATAAATGCTGTGAACATCAAGAAAGAAACTCCTGTGAGCCAACCAGAGGATGCAATAATAACAAGTGCTGATACTCAGGCCTGCAATCTAAACAAAGAACCTGACAATGCTGTCGAGTCTCACCAACCAACCGCATGTGAACCTTCTGAAAAAAGTGTGGACATTGAGGATGGAACATCTGACGAATATAAAATTTCTGCTGCAG CCAAACTTGCAGGTTCTGCAGATGATATAATGATTACCAATGAGATAGGTATAGTTACAGAGGAAGCAAGCTCTACTTTGGTTAGTGACTTATCCAAAGCTGAAGCTCAGGATGAACAG ACCTCTCATGAAGAGAACCAACCACCACTGGCTTCCTCTGTGGCCTCACCATCCCACTGCTTAGCTAAAAGTGAAGTAGCTATTACTGATATTCTGGAATGGTCAAGCCCAATATCAGTTCTTGAGCCACTCTTCATTGAAGATGATGTAAGCCCATCAAAAATGAGATCTCAGTCTG ATGAGCCACAGGTGCAACCTTGGTGTATCCACTTCGATGATAAAGAAGATTCTGCAGCTAAAAGCCGAGAGGATGCTGTCAAATCCATCACAAGTGACAAGGAATTGGTGTTTAAGTATGTAAAAGCTGTGGTGGACGCAGTAGAGTCAGAATTTGAAGAGCTCTATCTGAAGGCGCAGTTCTCTGACCAGCTTCTTGAACCGGCACTTATCAGCAACATACCCTTCTGTCCAAACCAGCTTTGCCATGACCATGAGCTGCTCTTTGACTGCATCAATGAAGTTATCATGGAGCTCTGCTGTTGCCCTCCATGGGCTTCCTTTGTTACACCAAGAACCAGAGTCTTCTCTACCGTCAAAAGCATCGTTCACGAGGTTCAAGAAGCGGTCTACTGGCATCTCTTGCCGTTGCCACTCCCTCGCGCGTTGGATCAAATAGTTAGGAAAGATATGGCTAAAGCTGGAAACTGGTTAGACATCAGATGTGAGATTGACTGCTTTGGCTTTGAAACTAGTGAATTGATTCTAGAGGAATTACTTGAAGAGGTCGCTCTTAACTGCCTCAACAACACTGAGCACTCTCTGGTTCCAGCTGAGTTGAAGATCGATGAGAGCATCCTTGTTTTATAA
- the LOC106319101 gene encoding probable aquaporin PIP1-4: MEGKEEDVRVGANKFPERQPIGTSAQSDKDYKEPPPAPLFEPGELSSWSFWRAGIAEFIATFLFLYITVLTVMGVKRAPNMCASVGIQGIAWAFGGMIFALVYCTAGISGGHINPAVTFGLFLARKLSLTRAVFYMIMQCLGAICGAGVVKGFQPTPYETLGGGANTVAPGYSKGSGLGAEIIGTFVLVYTVFSATDAKRSARDSHVPILAPLPIGFAVFLVHLATIPITGTGINPARSLGAAIIYNKDHSWDNHWIFWVGPFIGAALAALYHTIVIRAIPFKSKN; this comes from the exons ATGGAAGGCAAAGAGGAAGACGTGAGAGTTGGAGCTAACAAGTTCCCTGAGAGGCAACCCATCGGAACATCAGCTCAGTCCGACAAGGACTACAAAGAGCCACCTCCTGCGCCTCTGTTCGAGCCCGGAGAGCTAAGCTCGTGGTCGTTCTGGAGAGCAGGAATCGCCGAGTTCATAGCCACTTTCCTCTTCCTTTACATAACAGTGCTGACAGTGATGGGAGTGAAGAGAGCACCAAACATGTGTGCCTCTGTTGGAATCCAAGGCATAGCTTGGGCTTTTGGTGGCATGATCTTCGCTCTCGTCTACTGTACTGCTGGAATTTCAG GTGGACACATCAACCCTGCGGTTACGTTCGGTCTGTTCTTGGCTAGGAAGTTGTCTCTGACCAGAGCTGTTTTCTACATGATTATGCAATGTCTCGGTGCTATCTGTGGCGCCGGAGTCGTCAAGGGTTTCCAGCCAACGCCGTATGAAACTCTCGGTGGCGGTGCCAACACCGTCGCTCCCGGCTACTCCAAGGGATCTGGTCTCGGTGCTGAAATTATTGGAACATTTGTTCTCGTCTACACGGTCTTCTCCGCCACCGACGCCAAGAGAAGCGCCCGTGACTCACACGTCCCG ATTTTGGCACCACTCCCAATCGGGTTTGCAGTGTTCCTGGTACACTTGGCGACAATTCCGATAACCGGAACCGGAATCAACCCAGCTAGGAGTCTTGGAGCTGCCATTATCTACAACAAGGACCACTCCTGGGACAACCAT TGGATTTTCTGGGTGGGACCATTCATTGGAGCAGCTCTAGCAGCACTCTATCACACGATTGTCATCAGAGCCATTCCTTTCAAGAGCAAGAACTGA
- the LOC106318768 gene encoding uncharacterized protein LOC106318768 isoform X2: MAKKNQRRPASRDQLGCMWGFMNMFTFRHGPLSPKLLVDQNHAAGNHNELEKPNKCQDKAAQDTLVSNVGEERNVKITIIKPSVKKLIAEELFNDKELKKQRENAEAGQLSDSELEGRRRKSQRRKNKTRKNSCDNFSHINTTNLEEPQVHRRTKKSHHASERSLDIDNMIEEFYSEIHRRSTSLGKNHKQDDYKEKLRELVKFLISQKLLHGNRPKENSEILTSKDLMEVFQILGSDEELFLKLLQDPELLVPRQKGEESLSLSGASSEQSSDHKRRSSSFFRRKDTPQEGTDDKACEASSDRIYILKPGFSSPDKAADSHLMRNKLQNERNSSHFFLSEIKRKLKQAIRKEQPGLQRERGFPKNVPTKDHFFLERMAKPSSPQKNNEEDRNQRVSNIYTEAKKHLSEMLNNGDLDSNITSRQVQRTLGRILSLPEYLSPISSPGRRWEKSSTAHRKSASADYINAVNIKKETPVSQPEDAIITSADTQACNLNKEPDNAVESHQPTACEPSEKSVDIEDGTSDEYKISAAGSADDIMITNEIGIVTEEASSTLVSDLSKAEAQDEQTSHEENQPPLASSVASPSHCLAKSEVAITDILEWSSPISVLEPLFIEDDVSPSKMRSQSDEPQVQPWCIHFDDKEDSAAKSREDAVKSITSDKELVFKYVKAVVDAVESEFEELYLKAQFSDQLLEPALISNIPFCPNQLCHDHELLFDCINEVIMELCCCPPWASFVTPRTRVFSTVKSIVHEVQEAVYWHLLPLPLPRALDQIVRKDMAKAGNWLDIRCEIDCFGFETSELILEELLEEVALNCLNNTEHSLVPAELKIDESILVL; encoded by the exons ATGGCCAAGAAAAATCAACGGCGTCCAGCTTCTCGGGATCAGTTAGGCTGCATGTGGGGTTTTATGAATATGTTTACTTTCCGCCATGGACCACTCTCTCCCAAGCTCCTTGTTGACCAAAACCATG CTGCTGGAAATCATAATGAGCTTGAGAAGCCCAACAAATGCCAAGACAAGGCTGCTCAAGACACCCTTGTAAGCAATGTTGGTGAAGAACGCAATGTGAAGATTACGATTATAAAGCCAAGTGTGAAGAAACTCATAGCTGAAGAGTTGTTCAATGACAAGGAACTCAAGAAGCAGAGGGAGAATGCGGAAGCAGGACAGTTGTCAGACTCTGAGCTCGAAGGAAGAAGAAGGAAAAGCCAGAGGAGAAAAAACAAGACCCGCAAGAACAGCTGCGATAACTTTAGCCATATAAACACAACTAACCTCGAAGAGCCTCAAGTTCACCGCAGAACTAAGAAGAGCCATCATGCTTCTGAAAGGAGTCTTGACATTGATAACATGATTGAAGAGTTCTATTCAGAGATTCATCGCAGAAGTACAAGCCTTGGTAAGAACCACAAACAGGATGATTATAAAGAAAAACTGAGGGAGCTGGTCAAGTTTTTAATCAGCCAGAAGCTTCTACATGGGAACCGTCCCAAGGAAAACAGCGAAATCCTTACATCTAAGGACTTGATGGAAGTGTTTCAGATTCTGGGATCAGATGAGGAGTTGTTTCTCAAACTTCTGCAAGATCCAGAGCTACTTGTGCCAAGGCAGAAAGGAGAAGAAAGCTTGAGCTTGTCAGGGGCATCATCAGAACAATCTTCTGATCATAAGAGACGGTCTAGCAGCTTTTTCAGGAGGAAAGATACACCACAAGAAGGTACTGATGACAAAGCATGCGAAGCTTCTTCAGACAGGATTTACATTCTGAAGCCAGGCTTTTCAAGTCCAGACAAAGCTGCTGATTCTCATTTGATGAGAAACAAACTGCAGAACGAGAGAAACAGTTCGCATTTCTTCCTTTCTGAGATCAAGAGGAAGCTGAAACAAGCAATTAGAAAGGAGCAGCCTGGACTCCAGCGTGAGAGAGGGTTTCCTAAAAATGTGCCAACCAAAGATCATTTCTTTCTCGAGCGGATGGCAAAGCCCTCATCACCTCAGAAGAACAATGAAGAAGATAGAAATCAAAGGGTGTCTAACATTTACACAGAGGCCAAGAAACATCTGTCCGAGATGTTAAACAATGGAGATCTTGATTCGAACATAACAAGCAGACAGGTTCAAAGAACCTTAGGACGAATACTCTCTCTTCCTGAGTACTTATCTCCTATAAGCAGCCCAGGAAGAAGATGGGAAAAGAGCTCAACTGCACACAGGAAGTCTGCTTCAGCGGATTACATAAATGCTGTGAACATCAAGAAAGAAACTCCTGTGAGCCAACCAGAGGATGCAATAATAACAAGTGCTGATACTCAGGCCTGCAATCTAAACAAAGAACCTGACAATGCTGTCGAGTCTCACCAACCAACCGCATGTGAACCTTCTGAAAAAAGTGTGGACATTGAGGATGGAACATCTGACGAATATAAAATTTCTGCTGCAG GTTCTGCAGATGATATAATGATTACCAATGAGATAGGTATAGTTACAGAGGAAGCAAGCTCTACTTTGGTTAGTGACTTATCCAAAGCTGAAGCTCAGGATGAACAG ACCTCTCATGAAGAGAACCAACCACCACTGGCTTCCTCTGTGGCCTCACCATCCCACTGCTTAGCTAAAAGTGAAGTAGCTATTACTGATATTCTGGAATGGTCAAGCCCAATATCAGTTCTTGAGCCACTCTTCATTGAAGATGATGTAAGCCCATCAAAAATGAGATCTCAGTCTG ATGAGCCACAGGTGCAACCTTGGTGTATCCACTTCGATGATAAAGAAGATTCTGCAGCTAAAAGCCGAGAGGATGCTGTCAAATCCATCACAAGTGACAAGGAATTGGTGTTTAAGTATGTAAAAGCTGTGGTGGACGCAGTAGAGTCAGAATTTGAAGAGCTCTATCTGAAGGCGCAGTTCTCTGACCAGCTTCTTGAACCGGCACTTATCAGCAACATACCCTTCTGTCCAAACCAGCTTTGCCATGACCATGAGCTGCTCTTTGACTGCATCAATGAAGTTATCATGGAGCTCTGCTGTTGCCCTCCATGGGCTTCCTTTGTTACACCAAGAACCAGAGTCTTCTCTACCGTCAAAAGCATCGTTCACGAGGTTCAAGAAGCGGTCTACTGGCATCTCTTGCCGTTGCCACTCCCTCGCGCGTTGGATCAAATAGTTAGGAAAGATATGGCTAAAGCTGGAAACTGGTTAGACATCAGATGTGAGATTGACTGCTTTGGCTTTGAAACTAGTGAATTGATTCTAGAGGAATTACTTGAAGAGGTCGCTCTTAACTGCCTCAACAACACTGAGCACTCTCTGGTTCCAGCTGAGTTGAAGATCGATGAGAGCATCCTTGTTTTATAA
- the LOC106317846 gene encoding BTB/POZ domain-containing protein At1g01640-like: protein MALKEAIHADFILKPGDNGPGIPTHKAVLAVKSKVFRSMLETDECKVSPEKSITIHDLSYGELESLLEFFYSGTLSRDNKHVRALYLAADKYDIQYLQDICREILISSLSSENVLDIIQLSNIPSDAILKAAAIVFLLRRNIGMIFQKSFETFALKDPSTTLEIFQACIRILRALSRKPTQPN, encoded by the exons ATGGCATTGAAAGAAGCGATACACGCTGACTTCATCCTCAAACCTGGTGATAATGGACCAGGCATCCCCACCCATAAAGCTGTTCTG GCAGTGAAATCAAAAGTGTTTAGAAGCATGTTGGAAACTGATGAATGCAAAGTTTCACCTGAGAAATCAATCACTATCCATGACCTAAGCTACGGAGAACTCGAGTCTCTCCTTGAATTCTTCTACAGTGGTACGTTGAGTCGTGACAACAAACATGTTCGAGCCCTCTATCTCGCTGCGGACAAGTACGACATTCAATACCTCCAAGATATTTGCAGAGAAATATTAATCTCGTCTCTAAGCTCTGAAAACGTTCTTGACATCATCCAACTTTCAAATATCCCTTCGGATGCAATCCTCAAGGCAGCTGCGATAGTTTTCCTTCTCAGAAGAAACATAGGCATGATTTTTCAAAAGAGTTTTGAAACATTTGCACTTAAGGACCCTAGTACGACCTTGGAGATCTTTCAAGCCTGTATAAGAATCCTGCGTGCACTCAGCCGAAAACCAACACAGCCAAATTAA